Proteins encoded by one window of Streptomyces clavuligerus:
- the purN gene encoding phosphoribosylglycinamide formyltransferase, whose amino-acid sequence MREKETPVASPPPSARPLRLVVLVSGSGTNLQALLDATAAGAEALGAEVVAVGADRDGIAGLERAERAGLPTFVCRVKDYADRDAWDRALAGATAEHRPDLVVSAGFMKIVGKEFLARFGGRYINTHPALLPSFPGAHGVRDALAYGVRVTGCTVHFVDEGVDTGPVIAQRAVEVRDEDDEAALHERIKEVERVLLVEVVGRLARHGHRIEGRKVVFL is encoded by the coding sequence ATGCGAGAGAAAGAGACCCCCGTGGCCTCCCCGCCCCCTTCCGCCCGCCCCCTCCGCCTGGTCGTCCTGGTCTCCGGCTCGGGCACCAACCTCCAGGCCCTCCTCGACGCGACCGCCGCCGGTGCCGAGGCCCTCGGGGCCGAGGTCGTCGCCGTGGGAGCCGACCGCGACGGCATCGCCGGTCTGGAGCGGGCCGAGCGCGCCGGGCTGCCGACGTTCGTGTGCCGGGTGAAGGACTACGCGGACCGTGACGCCTGGGACCGGGCGCTGGCCGGGGCCACCGCCGAGCACCGGCCCGACCTCGTGGTCTCGGCGGGCTTCATGAAGATCGTGGGCAAGGAGTTCCTCGCCCGCTTCGGCGGCCGTTACATCAACACCCACCCCGCCCTGCTGCCCAGTTTCCCCGGCGCCCACGGGGTGCGTGACGCGCTCGCGTACGGGGTGCGGGTCACGGGGTGCACCGTCCACTTCGTCGACGAAGGCGTCGACACCGGGCCGGTGATCGCGCAGCGCGCGGTCGAGGTCCGGGACGAGGACGACGAAGCCGCTCTGCATGAGCGGATCAAGGAAGTCGAGCGCGTGCTGCTCGTGGAGGTCGTCGGGCGCCTGGCCCGGCACGGCCACCGCATTGAGGGACGAAAGGTAGTTTTCCTGTGA
- the sucD gene encoding succinate--CoA ligase subunit alpha: protein MAIFLTKDSKVIVQGMTGATGMKHTKLMLGDGTNIVGGVNPRKAGTTVDFDGTEVPVFGTVAEAMEKTGADVSVLFVPPAFAKAAVVEAIDAEIPLAVVITEGIAVHDSAAFWAHAVSKGNKTRIIGPNCPGLITPGQSNAGIIPGDITKPGKIGLVSKSGTLTYQMMYELRDIGFTSCVGIGGDPVVGTTHIDALAAFEADPETELIVMIGEIGGDAEERAADFIKANVTKPVVGYVAGFTAPEGKTMGHAGAIVSGSSGTAQAKKEALEAAGVQVGKTPTETAKLARAILAG, encoded by the coding sequence ATGGCTATCTTCCTGACCAAGGACAGCAAGGTCATCGTCCAGGGCATGACCGGTGCCACCGGCATGAAGCACACCAAGCTGATGCTGGGTGACGGCACCAACATCGTCGGTGGCGTGAACCCGCGCAAGGCCGGTACGACGGTGGACTTCGACGGCACCGAGGTACCCGTGTTCGGCACGGTCGCCGAGGCGATGGAGAAGACCGGCGCCGACGTCTCCGTCCTCTTCGTGCCCCCGGCCTTCGCCAAGGCCGCCGTCGTCGAGGCGATCGACGCCGAGATCCCGCTCGCCGTCGTGATCACCGAGGGCATCGCGGTCCACGACTCCGCCGCGTTCTGGGCCCACGCCGTCAGCAAGGGCAACAAGACCCGGATCATCGGCCCGAACTGCCCCGGTCTGATCACCCCGGGCCAGTCCAACGCCGGCATCATCCCGGGCGACATCACCAAGCCCGGCAAGATCGGTCTGGTGTCGAAGTCCGGCACGCTGACCTACCAGATGATGTACGAGCTGCGGGACATCGGCTTCACCTCCTGCGTCGGCATCGGTGGCGACCCGGTCGTCGGCACCACGCACATCGACGCCCTGGCGGCGTTCGAGGCCGACCCGGAGACCGAGCTGATCGTGATGATCGGTGAGATCGGCGGCGACGCCGAGGAGCGTGCGGCCGACTTCATCAAGGCCAACGTCACCAAGCCGGTCGTCGGCTACGTCGCGGGCTTCACCGCCCCCGAGGGCAAGACGATGGGCCACGCCGGTGCGATCGTGTCGGGCTCCTCCGGCACCGCGCAGGCGAAGAAGGAGGCCCTGGAGGCCGCGGGCGTCCAGGTCGGCAAGACCCCGACCGAGACGGCGAAGCTGGCGCGCGCCATCCTCGCAGGCTGA
- a CDS encoding cell division protein PerM, with amino-acid sequence MTQTTDHSPPPFPRTPVPVQGSRRPALTACLVRGATAAGLGMGALTVLVMTVWISAPYPDDGPEGALHAAAALWLLSHGTGLVRADTLSGQPAPIGVVPLLLVALPLCLIHRAARDGLAPDTHGRRPRPSPLGAFCAVSLGYLLVAAVITVYAAGGSPAPDPLSTLAHLPLVTVAAAAAGVWTARGRPGGPLPRWLPEAVRVWLARTRVTVALRSAAAAVLVLVGGGALLVAAGLVGHADAAQDTFLHLSGGWSGRLAVLLLALALVPNAAVWGASYGLGPGFALGTEATATPLVVTGDPALPPFPLVAAVPSEGPGTPLNWAALAVPVLAALVVAAFTAARAAPRFQDRELAWSVWDTAAAALLAAVGCGVLTAVLSAAAGGPLGTERLAEFGPVWWLTGPAAFCWIAVVAVPLAVAVRIWRVLLARLTGAGMGMGFKGLRGSRARASAETPMSRASAETPMSRTPARTPMSRASAQSPGSGPPAETPVSRASAETPRSLRPPRPPSTPESLQPTDVSPEAPDTSEAPASPASPESSGTPEPSGPPAPPESPDTQKPQKAPTPPKAQKASNNAHPPAAPAAAPAPMSRPAEPPPVYDGLPARPVADGDPPPPWAVPASPWPTSPTPWGTPPPGDRPAAPPPDRAAEPPGPGETEPPGPGETETPGPDEPGPGGE; translated from the coding sequence GTGACCCAGACGACCGACCACAGCCCCCCGCCCTTCCCGCGCACCCCCGTGCCCGTGCAGGGAAGCCGGAGACCCGCGCTGACGGCCTGTCTGGTGCGCGGCGCCACGGCGGCGGGGCTCGGCATGGGCGCGCTGACCGTTCTGGTCATGACGGTGTGGATCAGCGCGCCCTATCCGGACGACGGCCCCGAGGGGGCCCTGCACGCCGCCGCCGCGCTCTGGCTGCTGTCCCACGGCACCGGACTGGTGCGCGCGGACACCCTCTCGGGGCAGCCCGCACCGATCGGCGTCGTCCCGCTGCTCCTGGTGGCGCTGCCGCTCTGCCTGATCCACCGGGCGGCCCGGGACGGGCTCGCCCCCGATACGCACGGCCGCAGACCCCGGCCCTCGCCGCTGGGGGCGTTCTGCGCGGTGAGCCTGGGGTATCTGCTGGTCGCGGCGGTGATCACGGTGTACGCGGCCGGAGGCTCCCCGGCCCCCGACCCGCTGAGCACGCTCGCCCATCTGCCCCTGGTGACGGTGGCCGCCGCCGCGGCCGGGGTGTGGACGGCCCGGGGCCGCCCCGGCGGACCGCTGCCCCGGTGGCTGCCGGAAGCCGTCCGGGTGTGGCTCGCGCGGACCCGGGTCACGGTCGCGCTGCGCTCGGCCGCCGCGGCCGTACTCGTCCTCGTCGGCGGCGGGGCGCTGCTGGTCGCCGCGGGTCTGGTGGGGCACGCGGACGCCGCCCAAGACACCTTCCTGCATCTCTCCGGTGGCTGGTCCGGCCGGCTCGCGGTGCTGCTGCTCGCCCTGGCGCTGGTGCCGAACGCGGCGGTGTGGGGGGCCTCGTACGGGCTGGGACCGGGGTTCGCCCTCGGTACGGAGGCGACCGCCACGCCCCTCGTCGTGACGGGCGACCCTGCCCTGCCGCCCTTCCCACTGGTGGCCGCGGTGCCGTCGGAGGGGCCGGGGACACCGCTGAACTGGGCGGCCCTGGCGGTTCCCGTGCTGGCCGCCCTTGTGGTCGCGGCCTTCACGGCGGCCCGGGCCGCGCCCCGGTTCCAGGACCGGGAACTGGCGTGGAGCGTCTGGGACACGGCCGCGGCGGCGCTGCTCGCGGCGGTCGGGTGCGGGGTGCTGACCGCGGTGCTGTCGGCCGCGGCCGGGGGGCCGCTCGGCACGGAGCGGCTGGCGGAGTTCGGGCCCGTGTGGTGGCTGACGGGTCCGGCGGCGTTCTGCTGGATCGCGGTCGTCGCGGTGCCGCTGGCGGTGGCGGTACGGATCTGGCGGGTGCTGCTCGCGCGGCTCACGGGAGCGGGGATGGGCATGGGGTTCAAGGGGCTCCGCGGATCGCGCGCCCGTGCCTCAGCGGAGACCCCGATGTCTCGTGCCTCAGCGGAGACTCCGATGTCCCGTACGCCCGCCAGGACTCCGATGTCCCGTGCGTCGGCCCAGTCCCCGGGCTCCGGTCCGCCTGCCGAGACCCCGGTGTCCCGTGCGTCCGCCGAGACTCCGCGATCCCTCCGTCCTCCTCGACCCCCTTCAACCCCTGAGTCCCTTCAACCCACCGACGTATCCCCTGAGGCCCCTGACACCTCCGAAGCCCCTGCCTCCCCTGCCTCTCCTGAATCCTCTGGAACACCCGAGCCCTCTGGACCTCCCGCACCCCCCGAGTCACCGGACACCCAAAAACCGCAGAAGGCCCCAACCCCCCCAAAGGCGCAGAAGGCGTCGAACAACGCCCACCCTCCAGCGGCCCCCGCTGCCGCCCCCGCCCCGATGTCCCGCCCTGCCGAGCCGCCGCCCGTGTACGACGGCCTCCCGGCGCGCCCCGTCGCGGACGGGGACCCCCCACCCCCGTGGGCCGTGCCCGCCAGCCCCTGGCCCACGTCACCCACGCCTTGGGGCACCCCGCCCCCCGGGGACCGCCCCGCGGCGCCGCCCCCGGACCGCGCGGCGGAACCCCCCGGGCCCGGTGAAACGGAACCCCCCGGGCCCGGTGAAACGGAAACCCCCGGGCCCGATGAACCGGGACCCGGGGGCGAGTGA
- a CDS encoding transcriptional regulator codes for MTQSPNHSASDTPLPSAKERRKLREARSMSEQEVAAALGVTRATVRAWESGRSDPRGRRRAAYAKLLAAAPPEAAPDITPDAVPDAALDVTPDVTPAEQSVAAGAPASVPGRGHEHETGPGPVPVSAQTAAETVTVLDRGTDTNTDTGTGTGTATDTGTDTGPAAAAPAEPEPGAGAPVRADTAAPGSVPPPERTVPAVRAMAHPGAPNGSPPGGPGQDSEPHASGDGTGPARTPRWQWPILSADGGFRSAQEGSAPVPERLVPERPVAPGAVPEGTDPAGAVPEGPAPADAFDALYDRTVSSLIRQAYLLTGRQRLSHECVERAFRLAWQHWPEVARDRDPAGWVRAAAYEFAMSPWQRLRPAHRHPDTPSLESEPSALLEALLSLPPAYRRTVLLYDGLGLDLPETAAETEASTPAAANRVLHAREAIAEQLPGLASPEALHQRLTELADAFPAPEPATAASVREGSERHVWLWTRTALTVTALIVSATGFTLMTAPQQYDPGVPTGRPVGGVPALAGPQAAGPDSGRLPQRPRDDVSGGPGRLVPEAR; via the coding sequence ATGACCCAGAGCCCGAACCACTCCGCTTCGGACACCCCGCTGCCCTCCGCCAAGGAACGGCGCAAGCTGCGCGAGGCGCGGTCGATGAGCGAGCAGGAGGTAGCGGCGGCGCTCGGTGTCACCAGGGCGACGGTCCGCGCCTGGGAGAGCGGCCGGAGCGATCCACGGGGGCGGCGGCGGGCGGCGTACGCGAAGCTGCTGGCAGCGGCTCCGCCCGAGGCCGCCCCGGACATCACCCCGGATGCCGTCCCGGATGCCGCCCTGGACGTCACCCCGGACGTCACCCCGGCGGAGCAGTCCGTCGCGGCCGGGGCCCCGGCGTCCGTTCCCGGGCGCGGACACGAGCACGAGACCGGGCCGGGGCCCGTCCCCGTATCGGCGCAGACCGCGGCGGAGACGGTCACGGTCCTGGACAGGGGAACGGATACGAATACGGATACGGGAACGGGAACGGGCACAGCGACGGATACCGGGACGGACACGGGGCCCGCTGCCGCCGCGCCTGCGGAGCCCGAGCCGGGGGCCGGGGCTCCGGTCCGGGCCGACACGGCCGCCCCTGGCTCCGTACCACCGCCGGAACGGACCGTTCCGGCGGTTCGGGCGATGGCGCACCCGGGTGCGCCGAACGGTTCGCCCCCCGGCGGCCCGGGGCAGGATTCGGAGCCGCACGCTTCCGGCGACGGGACCGGCCCCGCGCGCACGCCCCGGTGGCAGTGGCCCATTCTCTCGGCCGACGGCGGTTTCCGGTCCGCTCAGGAGGGGTCCGCACCCGTCCCGGAGAGACTCGTTCCGGAGAGACCCGTTGCGCCGGGGGCGGTTCCGGAAGGGACAGATCCGGCGGGGGCGGTTCCGGAGGGCCCGGCCCCGGCGGACGCGTTCGACGCGCTCTACGACCGCACGGTCTCGTCCCTCATCCGTCAGGCGTATCTGCTCACCGGCCGTCAGCGGCTCTCCCACGAGTGTGTGGAACGGGCCTTCCGGCTCGCCTGGCAGCACTGGCCGGAGGTCGCCCGGGACCGGGACCCGGCGGGCTGGGTGCGCGCCGCCGCGTACGAGTTCGCCATGTCGCCCTGGCAGCGGCTGCGGCCCGCCCATCGGCACCCCGACACCCCCTCGCTGGAGAGCGAGCCGAGCGCCCTGCTCGAAGCCCTGCTGTCGCTGCCGCCCGCCTACCGGCGCACCGTCCTCCTGTACGACGGCCTCGGCCTCGATCTGCCCGAGACCGCCGCCGAGACGGAGGCGAGCACTCCGGCGGCGGCCAACCGGGTGCTCCACGCCCGCGAGGCGATCGCCGAACAGCTCCCGGGGCTGGCCTCGCCCGAGGCCCTGCACCAGCGGCTGACCGAACTGGCCGACGCCTTCCCCGCGCCGGAGCCCGCGACGGCGGCGTCGGTGCGGGAGGGCAGCGAACGCCATGTCTGGCTCTGGACCCGCACCGCGCTGACGGTCACCGCGCTGATCGTCAGCGCGACCGGATTCACTCTGATGACCGCCCCCCAGCAGTACGACCCGGGGGTCCCGACGGGGCGGCCGGTCGGCGGCGTGCCGGCCCTGGCGGGACCACAGGCGGCCGGCCCGGACAGCGGGCGGCTGCCGCAACGGCCGCGCGACGACGTGTCCGGCGGCCCCGGCCGACTGGTTCCCGAAGCCCGCTGA
- a CDS encoding protein kinase domain-containing protein, with protein sequence MSLHFDSLALPVRPGYRVGPWEVGEPIATSAFATVYAAHRTPEPGTGQWGHWTVPLSAALKFLPPGTRTSGQLQHLRRITERETSLLRRTGEPRLIRTYEIRTVDDPRELLLHGATALVMERAERSLADLLRLTPRPAEGPALLAQICAGLRQLHHAGWVHGGLKPGNVLLLPDGTVRLGDFHLATEGRRTPAGTTRAFGYAPALTTTECTAPELLWSGTGERVQPLRPAADIWAFGVLAHRVLTGALPLPGDTPGTRREATVQYARGEGGLELSPELPESWRGIVGDCLARAPEARGRLDTSALLRRVETAAGTERSPRLPRRTRLRPRLRSGARLGSTLGWSAVAGVVITGMLTGLMLQDAPIAKAAGYDRCATGELCFFSEHNGQGEMCAWYEDGRDWHQEINTCAWGRETAPRSVLNNGYEGERPDARFYQHKDFKEPVGCLQPLERRNLNGKVMIRSVKWLPSC encoded by the coding sequence ATGAGCCTCCACTTCGACTCCCTGGCCCTGCCGGTGCGCCCCGGCTATCGCGTGGGCCCGTGGGAGGTCGGAGAGCCGATCGCCACCAGCGCGTTCGCCACCGTCTACGCGGCCCACCGGACCCCGGAGCCCGGCACGGGCCAGTGGGGCCACTGGACCGTCCCCCTGTCGGCCGCGCTCAAGTTCCTCCCGCCCGGCACCCGTACCTCCGGCCAGCTCCAGCATCTGCGCAGAATCACCGAGCGCGAGACCTCGCTACTGCGCCGGACCGGCGAACCCCGGCTGATCCGCACCTACGAGATCCGCACGGTCGACGACCCCCGCGAACTCCTGCTGCACGGCGCCACCGCCCTCGTCATGGAACGGGCCGAACGCTCACTGGCCGATCTGCTGCGGCTCACCCCGCGCCCGGCCGAAGGCCCCGCCCTGCTCGCCCAGATCTGCGCCGGACTGCGCCAGCTCCACCACGCGGGCTGGGTGCACGGCGGCCTCAAACCCGGCAATGTGCTGCTGCTGCCCGACGGGACCGTACGGCTCGGCGACTTCCATCTCGCGACCGAGGGACGGCGCACCCCGGCGGGCACCACCCGGGCCTTCGGCTACGCCCCCGCGCTGACGACCACCGAGTGCACCGCCCCCGAACTGCTCTGGTCCGGTACCGGTGAACGGGTGCAGCCGCTGCGGCCCGCCGCCGACATCTGGGCCTTCGGGGTCCTCGCCCACCGGGTGCTCACCGGCGCGCTGCCGCTGCCCGGCGACACCCCCGGGACCCGCCGCGAGGCAACCGTCCAGTACGCGCGCGGCGAGGGCGGCCTGGAGCTGTCGCCCGAACTGCCGGAGAGCTGGCGGGGCATCGTCGGGGACTGTCTGGCCCGGGCCCCCGAGGCACGCGGGCGGCTCGACACCTCCGCCCTGCTGCGGCGGGTCGAGACGGCCGCGGGCACCGAACGCTCCCCCCGGCTGCCGCGAAGAACCCGGCTGCGGCCCCGGCTCCGCTCCGGAGCCCGGCTCGGGTCCACCCTGGGATGGAGCGCCGTGGCCGGGGTCGTGATCACCGGGATGCTGACGGGGCTGATGCTCCAGGACGCGCCGATCGCGAAGGCCGCGGGGTACGACCGCTGCGCCACGGGGGAACTCTGCTTCTTCAGCGAGCACAACGGCCAGGGCGAGATGTGCGCGTGGTACGAGGACGGACGCGACTGGCACCAGGAGATCAACACCTGTGCCTGGGGCCGGGAGACGGCGCCGCGCTCGGTGCTCAACAACGGGTACGAGGGCGAGCGGCCCGACGCCCGCTTCTACCAGCACAAGGACTTCAAGGAGCCGGTCGGCTGCCTTCAGCCGCTGGAACGGCGGAACCTGAACGGGAAGGTCATGATCCGGTCCGTGAAGTGGCTGCCGAGCTGCTGA
- the sucC gene encoding ADP-forming succinate--CoA ligase subunit beta, whose product MDLFEYQARDLFAKHGVPVLAGEVIDTPEAAREVTERLGGRSVVKAQVKVGGRGKAGGVKLASSPEDAVEKAGQILGMDIKGHTVHKVMLAETAPEIAEEYYVSYLLDRTNRTFLAMASVEGGMDIEEVAATKPEALAKIPVDANEGVTPEKAAEIVAAAKFPAEVADQVAEILVTLWKTFVAEDALLVEVNPLAKVADGRVIALDGKVSLDANADFRQPGHEALEDKAAANPLEAAAKAKNLNYVKLDGEVGIIGNGAGLVMSTLDVVAYAGENHGGVKPANFLDIGGGASAEVMANGLEIILGDPDVKSVFVNVFGGITACDEVANGIVQALELLKSKGEEVTKPLVVRLDGNNAELGRKILSDANHPLVQRVDTMDGAADKAAELAAK is encoded by the coding sequence GTGGACCTGTTCGAGTACCAGGCGAGGGACCTCTTCGCCAAGCACGGTGTACCGGTGCTGGCCGGTGAAGTCATCGACACGCCTGAGGCGGCGCGCGAGGTGACGGAGCGTCTGGGCGGCCGGTCGGTCGTCAAGGCGCAGGTGAAGGTCGGCGGCCGCGGCAAGGCCGGCGGTGTGAAGCTGGCCTCCAGCCCCGAGGACGCGGTCGAGAAGGCCGGTCAGATCCTGGGCATGGACATCAAGGGCCACACGGTCCACAAGGTGATGCTGGCGGAGACCGCCCCCGAGATCGCCGAGGAGTACTACGTCTCGTACCTCCTCGACCGCACCAACCGCACCTTCCTGGCCATGGCCTCCGTCGAGGGCGGCATGGACATCGAGGAGGTCGCGGCCACCAAGCCCGAGGCCCTGGCGAAGATCCCCGTCGACGCCAACGAGGGCGTCACCCCGGAGAAGGCCGCCGAGATCGTCGCCGCGGCGAAGTTCCCGGCCGAGGTCGCGGACCAGGTCGCCGAGATCCTGGTGACCCTCTGGAAGACCTTCGTGGCCGAGGACGCGCTGCTCGTCGAGGTCAACCCGCTGGCCAAGGTCGCCGACGGCCGGGTCATCGCCCTGGACGGCAAGGTCTCCCTGGACGCCAACGCCGACTTCCGTCAGCCGGGCCACGAGGCCCTGGAGGACAAGGCCGCGGCCAACCCGCTGGAGGCCGCCGCCAAGGCCAAGAACCTCAACTACGTCAAGCTCGACGGCGAGGTCGGCATCATCGGCAACGGCGCCGGTCTGGTCATGTCGACCCTGGACGTCGTCGCCTACGCCGGTGAGAACCACGGTGGCGTCAAGCCCGCCAACTTCCTCGACATCGGCGGCGGCGCCTCCGCCGAGGTCATGGCGAACGGCCTGGAGATCATCCTCGGCGACCCGGACGTGAAGTCCGTCTTCGTCAACGTCTTCGGTGGCATCACCGCCTGTGACGAGGTGGCCAACGGCATCGTCCAGGCTCTGGAGCTGCTGAAGTCCAAGGGCGAGGAAGTCACCAAGCCGCTGGTCGTCCGTCTCGACGGCAACAACGCGGAGCTGGGTCGCAAGATCCTCTCCGACGCCAACCACCCGCTGGTGCAGCGTGTGGACACCATGGACGGCGCGGCCGACAAGGCCGCCGAGCTCGCGGCGAAGTAA
- the purH gene encoding bifunctional phosphoribosylaminoimidazolecarboxamide formyltransferase/IMP cyclohydrolase, which yields MTVDAQGSAATNAGADRRPVRRALVSVYDKTGLEDLARGLHEAGVELVSTGSTAGRIAAAGVPVTKVEELTGFPECLDGRVKTLHPRVHAGILADLRLESHREQLAELGVEPFDLVVVNLYPFRATVESGASPDECVEQIDIGGPSMVRAAAKNHPSVAVVTSPARYGDVLSAVAAGGFDLAARKRLAAEAFQHTAAYDLAVASWFARAYAPDESAAEGGFPDFIGVAYERAQVLRYGENPHQGAALFTYVDGAGGLAGAEQLHGKEMSYNNYTDTDAARRAAYDHAGPAVAIIKHANPCGIATGADVAEAHRKAHACDPLSAFGGVIAVNRPVSVAMAEQVAEVFTEVIIAPGYEDGAVEVLARKKNIRVLRCAGAPAAPVEARPIDGGTLVQVADRLQAAGDDPANWTLATGEPLDEAGLADLAFAWRACRAVKSNAILLAKDGASVGVGMGQVNRVDSAKLAVERAGEERARGSYAASDAFFPFPDGLEILTAAGVRAVVQPGGSVRDEQVVEAAKAAGVTMYFTGTRHFFH from the coding sequence GTGACTGTTGACGCCCAAGGTTCCGCTGCGACGAACGCCGGGGCGGACCGCCGTCCGGTACGGCGGGCGCTGGTCAGCGTGTACGACAAGACGGGTCTCGAAGACCTGGCGCGCGGGCTGCACGAGGCGGGCGTGGAGCTGGTCTCCACCGGCTCGACCGCCGGGCGGATCGCCGCCGCCGGTGTCCCGGTCACCAAGGTCGAGGAGCTGACCGGGTTCCCCGAGTGCCTGGACGGCCGGGTCAAGACGCTGCACCCCCGCGTGCACGCCGGGATTCTCGCCGATCTGCGGCTCGAATCCCACCGCGAGCAGCTCGCGGAGCTGGGTGTCGAGCCCTTCGACCTGGTGGTCGTGAACCTCTACCCCTTCCGGGCGACGGTCGAGTCCGGCGCCTCCCCGGACGAGTGCGTCGAACAGATCGACATCGGCGGACCGTCGATGGTCCGCGCCGCCGCCAAGAACCACCCCTCCGTCGCCGTGGTCACCAGCCCGGCGCGGTACGGGGACGTGCTCAGCGCGGTGGCCGCGGGCGGCTTCGACCTGGCCGCGCGGAAGCGGCTCGCGGCGGAGGCGTTCCAGCACACCGCCGCGTACGACCTGGCCGTCGCCTCCTGGTTCGCCCGCGCCTACGCCCCCGACGAGTCGGCGGCCGAGGGCGGCTTCCCGGACTTCATCGGGGTCGCCTACGAGCGCGCCCAGGTGCTCCGGTACGGCGAGAACCCGCACCAGGGCGCCGCTCTGTTCACGTATGTGGACGGTGCGGGCGGGCTGGCCGGGGCGGAGCAGCTCCACGGCAAGGAGATGTCCTACAACAACTACACGGACACCGACGCCGCCCGCCGGGCCGCCTACGACCACGCCGGGCCCGCCGTCGCGATCATCAAGCACGCCAACCCGTGCGGCATCGCGACCGGCGCGGACGTGGCCGAGGCGCACCGCAAGGCGCACGCCTGCGACCCGCTGTCCGCGTTCGGCGGCGTGATCGCGGTCAACCGGCCGGTCTCCGTGGCGATGGCCGAGCAGGTCGCGGAGGTCTTCACCGAGGTGATCATCGCCCCGGGGTACGAGGACGGCGCGGTCGAGGTGCTGGCCCGGAAGAAGAACATCCGGGTGCTGCGCTGCGCGGGGGCGCCCGCCGCGCCCGTCGAGGCCCGGCCGATCGACGGCGGCACGCTGGTGCAGGTCGCCGACCGGCTCCAGGCGGCGGGCGACGACCCGGCGAACTGGACGCTGGCGACCGGTGAGCCGCTGGACGAGGCCGGTCTCGCCGATCTCGCCTTCGCCTGGCGGGCCTGCCGCGCGGTCAAGTCGAACGCGATCCTGCTGGCCAAGGACGGGGCCTCGGTCGGCGTCGGCATGGGGCAGGTCAACCGTGTCGACTCGGCCAAGCTGGCCGTCGAGCGGGCGGGCGAGGAGCGCGCGCGGGGTTCCTACGCGGCGTCGGACGCGTTCTTCCCGTTCCCGGACGGGCTGGAGATCCTGACGGCCGCCGGGGTCAGGGCCGTGGTCCAGCCGGGTGGTTCGGTCCGTGACGAGCAGGTGGTCGAGGCGGCGAAGGCGGCGGGCGTGACGATGTACTTCACGGGTACGCGCCACTTCTTCCACTGA
- a CDS encoding bifunctional methylenetetrahydrofolate dehydrogenase/methenyltetrahydrofolate cyclohydrolase: MTAHILDGKATAAAIKSDLTARVAALKAKGVTPGLGTLLVGDDPGSRWYVNGKHRDCAQVGIASIQRELPATATQEEIEAVVRELNENPECTGYIVQLPLPDGIDAHRVLELMDPVKDADGLHPMSLGRLVLGVEGPLPCTPYGIVRLLRHHGVEIKGAHVVVVGRGITIGRPMPLVLTRRSENATVTQCHTGTRDLASHLRQADIIVAAAGVPHLIKPEDVKPGAVVLDVGVSRDENGKIVGDVHPGVAEVAGWVAPNPGGVGPMTRAQLLVNVVEAAERAVAEAR, from the coding sequence ATGACCGCCCACATTCTCGATGGCAAGGCCACCGCAGCAGCGATCAAGTCCGATCTGACCGCCCGCGTGGCGGCCCTCAAGGCGAAGGGGGTGACCCCGGGTCTCGGCACCCTGCTCGTCGGTGACGACCCGGGCAGCCGCTGGTACGTGAACGGCAAGCACCGCGACTGCGCCCAGGTCGGCATCGCGTCGATCCAGCGGGAGCTGCCCGCCACCGCCACGCAGGAGGAGATCGAGGCGGTCGTCCGGGAGCTGAACGAGAACCCGGAGTGCACCGGGTACATCGTGCAGCTCCCGCTCCCCGACGGCATCGACGCCCATCGGGTGCTGGAGCTGATGGACCCGGTGAAGGACGCGGACGGGCTGCACCCGATGAGCCTGGGCCGGCTGGTGCTCGGCGTCGAGGGCCCGCTGCCGTGCACCCCGTACGGCATCGTGCGGCTCCTGCGCCACCACGGTGTGGAGATCAAGGGCGCGCACGTGGTCGTGGTCGGCCGTGGGATCACCATCGGACGTCCGATGCCGCTGGTGCTCACCCGCAGGTCGGAGAACGCGACGGTGACGCAGTGCCACACCGGGACGCGTGACCTCGCCTCGCATCTGCGGCAGGCGGACATCATCGTCGCGGCGGCGGGCGTACCGCACCTGATCAAGCCCGAGGACGTCAAGCCGGGCGCGGTGGTGCTGGACGTGGGTGTCAGCCGGGACGAGAACGGCAAGATCGTGGGGGATGTCCACCCCGGTGTGGCCGAGGTGGCGGGCTGGGTGGCCCCGAACCCCGGCGGCGTCGGTCCGATGACCCGGGCGCAGCTCCTGGTCAATGTGGTCGAGGCGGCGGAGCGCGCGGTCGCCGAGGCGCGCTGA